One part of the Streptomyces lydicus genome encodes these proteins:
- a CDS encoding aldehyde dehydrogenase family protein: MPIHTDAAPTAFWLAGRKATGDATFDVTSPWDGRLVGTVSIPTEAQVEEAVAASVAVQEEFAATPAHVRAAALDHVQRRLVERTEEIAQLISAENGKPIKWARGEVGRAVSVFRFAAEEARRFNGGEAQRLDTDAGGAGRLALTRRFPRGTVLGIAPFNFPLNLCAHKVAPAIAAGAPIILKPAPATPLSGLIIGELLAETDLPAGSWSILPVTNDRMPALVQDERLPVVSFTGSEKVGYAILDSVPRKHCTLELGGNGAAVVLPDWSSEADLDRAAQRIAIFSNYQGGQSCISVQRVIADASVYDRLVPKIVAAVEAQVTGDPSDDATEVGPLVNEDAAKRVEAWVDEAVERGAKLLAGGKRDGASYAPTVLEDVPADATLACEEVFGPVLTIKKVDGVDEAFAAVNDSKFGLQAGVFTHDVQTAFRAHRALEVGGVVIGDVPSYRADQMPYGGVKQSGVGREGVRFAMDDYTYERVLVLTGLAL; the protein is encoded by the coding sequence GTGCCGATCCACACTGATGCAGCCCCCACCGCCTTCTGGCTCGCCGGCCGCAAGGCCACCGGCGACGCCACCTTCGATGTCACCTCCCCCTGGGACGGACGTCTCGTCGGCACGGTGAGCATTCCCACCGAGGCCCAGGTCGAGGAGGCCGTCGCCGCCTCCGTCGCCGTCCAGGAGGAGTTCGCCGCGACCCCCGCCCACGTGCGGGCCGCCGCCCTGGATCACGTGCAGCGCCGGCTGGTGGAGCGCACGGAGGAGATCGCGCAGCTGATCTCCGCGGAGAACGGCAAGCCCATCAAGTGGGCGCGCGGTGAGGTCGGCCGCGCCGTCTCGGTGTTCCGTTTCGCGGCCGAGGAGGCCCGCCGCTTCAACGGCGGCGAGGCGCAGCGGCTGGACACCGACGCGGGCGGCGCCGGCCGGCTCGCGCTGACCCGCCGCTTCCCGCGCGGCACGGTCCTGGGCATCGCACCGTTCAACTTCCCGCTGAACCTGTGCGCCCACAAGGTCGCCCCGGCCATCGCGGCCGGCGCCCCGATCATCCTCAAGCCCGCGCCGGCCACCCCGCTCTCCGGCCTGATCATCGGCGAGCTGCTGGCCGAGACCGACCTGCCGGCCGGTTCCTGGTCGATCCTCCCGGTGACCAACGACCGGATGCCGGCGCTGGTCCAGGACGAGCGGCTGCCGGTCGTCTCCTTCACCGGCTCCGAGAAGGTCGGCTACGCCATCCTCGACTCGGTCCCGCGCAAGCACTGCACCCTGGAGCTCGGCGGCAACGGCGCGGCCGTCGTCCTGCCCGACTGGTCCTCCGAGGCGGACCTGGACCGGGCCGCGCAGCGCATCGCGATCTTCTCGAACTACCAGGGCGGCCAGTCCTGCATCTCCGTGCAGCGGGTCATCGCGGACGCGTCCGTGTACGACCGGCTGGTGCCCAAGATCGTGGCGGCCGTCGAGGCGCAGGTCACCGGCGACCCGTCGGACGACGCGACCGAGGTCGGCCCGCTGGTGAACGAGGACGCCGCCAAGCGCGTCGAGGCATGGGTCGACGAGGCCGTGGAGCGCGGCGCGAAGCTGCTCGCCGGCGGCAAGCGCGACGGCGCCTCCTACGCGCCGACCGTCCTGGAGGACGTGCCCGCCGACGCCACCCTCGCCTGCGAGGAGGTCTTCGGCCCGGTCCTCACGATCAAGAAGGTCGACGGGGTGGACGAGGCGTTCGCGGCCGTCAACGACTCCAAGTTCGGCCTGCAGGCGGGTGTCTTCACGCACGACGTGCAGACCGCGTTCCGTGCCCACCGCGCCCTGGAGGTCGGCGGCGTGGTCATCGGCGACGTGCCGTCCTACCGCGCGGACCAGATGCCGTACGGCGGCGTCAAGCAGTCCGGTGTGGGGCGCGAGGGCGTGCGCTTCGCGATGGACGACTACACCTACGAGCGGGTGCTGGTCCTCACCGGACTGGCGCTGTAA
- a CDS encoding PucR family transcriptional regulator gives MPHTLASLVNHTALKLTVLAGEERLDVPVRWAHASELIDPVPYMEGGELLLITALKLDAEDPEATRRYVRRVAEAGVVGLGFAVGVNYEDVPDALVEAAREQGLPLLGVPRRTPFIAISKAVSASVAADQYRAVTAGFEAQRELTRAALSAEGPAELLARLAAHLDGWAALYDASGAVVAAAPDWAARRAARLSEDVARLRERPAPASSVVSDTDGDDRVELQSLGTGRRARGVLAVGTGARLGTAERYAVHSAVALLTLTTERSRSLQDAEQRLGAAVLKMLLAGEPDHARAVAGRLYGGLLDAPFRVVVAEPVAGEEPASAGGASPARGTGAAGALEALTDAMDSAAARTGEAVLAVPDGGRLIVLVADGGAAADACAAYAAEAEARSGAQAGPRGRAARQEAANGGAGVAVGLSAPTGPMAAANAYRQAEQALSVARRRGRVLVEHEDVAAGSVLPLLADDAVRAFADGLLRALREHDATGRGDLVASLRAWLARHGQWDAAAADLGVHRHTLRYRMRRVEEILGRSLDDADVRMELWLALKATAGGTAD, from the coding sequence ATGCCGCACACCCTCGCTTCCCTGGTCAACCACACCGCGCTCAAGCTGACCGTGCTCGCGGGGGAGGAGCGGCTGGACGTCCCGGTGCGGTGGGCGCACGCCAGTGAGCTGATCGACCCGGTGCCGTACATGGAGGGCGGCGAGCTGCTCCTGATCACCGCGCTCAAGCTGGACGCGGAGGACCCGGAGGCGACCCGCAGGTACGTGCGGCGGGTCGCGGAGGCCGGGGTGGTCGGGCTGGGGTTCGCGGTCGGGGTGAATTACGAGGACGTTCCCGACGCGCTGGTCGAGGCGGCGAGGGAGCAGGGGCTGCCGTTGCTCGGGGTGCCCCGCAGGACGCCGTTCATCGCGATCAGCAAGGCCGTCTCGGCCTCGGTGGCCGCCGACCAGTACCGCGCGGTGACCGCGGGCTTCGAGGCGCAGCGGGAGCTGACCCGGGCGGCGCTCAGCGCGGAGGGGCCCGCCGAGCTGCTGGCGCGGCTCGCGGCACACCTGGACGGCTGGGCGGCGCTCTACGACGCGTCGGGGGCCGTGGTGGCCGCCGCTCCCGACTGGGCGGCGCGGCGGGCGGCCCGGCTCTCGGAGGACGTGGCGCGGCTGCGGGAGCGGCCCGCGCCCGCCAGCTCGGTGGTCAGTGACACGGACGGCGACGACCGCGTGGAGCTGCAGTCACTGGGTACGGGGCGCCGCGCGCGCGGGGTGCTGGCCGTCGGGACGGGGGCGCGGCTCGGTACGGCCGAGCGCTACGCCGTGCACTCCGCGGTCGCGCTGCTGACGCTGACCACCGAGCGGTCCCGGTCGCTGCAGGACGCCGAGCAGCGGCTGGGCGCCGCGGTGCTGAAGATGCTGCTGGCGGGGGAGCCGGACCACGCGCGGGCGGTGGCGGGGCGGCTCTACGGAGGGCTGCTGGACGCGCCGTTCCGGGTGGTGGTGGCGGAGCCGGTGGCGGGTGAGGAGCCGGCGTCGGCGGGCGGGGCGTCCCCGGCCCGCGGAACGGGCGCGGCGGGGGCGCTGGAGGCGCTCACCGACGCGATGGACTCCGCGGCCGCGCGGACCGGTGAGGCGGTGCTCGCGGTACCGGACGGCGGCCGGCTGATCGTGCTGGTCGCGGACGGCGGGGCGGCCGCCGACGCCTGTGCCGCGTACGCCGCCGAGGCCGAGGCCCGCTCCGGGGCGCAGGCGGGGCCGCGCGGCCGGGCGGCGCGTCAGGAGGCGGCGAACGGCGGTGCCGGGGTGGCGGTCGGGCTGTCCGCGCCGACCGGACCGATGGCCGCCGCCAACGCCTACCGGCAGGCCGAACAGGCGCTGTCGGTGGCCCGCCGGCGCGGCCGGGTGCTGGTCGAGCACGAGGACGTGGCGGCGGGATCGGTGCTGCCGCTGCTCGCCGACGATGCGGTGCGAGCCTTCGCGGACGGGCTGCTGCGGGCACTGCGCGAGCACGACGCGACCGGCCGCGGTGATCTGGTCGCGTCGCTGCGCGCCTGGCTCGCCCGGCACGGCCAGTGGGACGCGGCCGCCGCCGACCTGGGCGTACACCGGCACACGCTGCGCTATCGGATGCGGCGGGTGGAGGAGATCCTGGGCCGCTCGCTGGACGACGCGGACGTACGGATGGAGCTGTGGCTGGCGTTGAAGGCGACGGCGGGCGGGACGGCGGACTGA